TGCAATGAGTTATTACAACTACTGAATAGCCCTGTATTTTTTCCAAATGGTATTTCAAATTGCAATACCCAATACACAACCAtaaaaattcattgatttctaTTAGTTCCACAATTTTCCTCAGTTAAAAACCAATTCCCCTCTCAAACAAAATAAATAAGATGATATCCACTGAAACAATACAATAAGgcaatcagaaatttttttcattccctCAAGAGGCGAAAATAATGCCAATCAATCAATGAGAATGAAACAAATACAATACTGACAAATGACCTATTACGTGAGTGGGATCGAAAAATACTAATAATCAGAAAGTGAAACTCGGTTCTTGGCAAAATCAGGTTAGTAATAATGGATAAATCTCGAGGAATTTCTAATTATGAAGTTCAATACTAAGCTCAGATAATTGGACAGGTGAAGTTGGAGGCAGAGACCTACAACGAGAAAGTGATTCCTATGGATACCAGCCATGGCAACGGAAGGGAGAGATATCGCCCATGCCCCTAGCACGAAACTCAGTCAGTGGTGTAGTAAAATATAGCTGGAATATATTTATAAAGAGGAAATTGCTGAAAGAACATCATTTGATAGTGGGCAAATTgaagtatttttcaattttaccaTGAATATGAATGATATTTAATTTTTGTAGATTGATTCTGACTCTATAATTGTATCTGAGGGTAATTCAAAACACTGAGTAGGAAGGTCTGTCTTTATTATTCCACTGCAATGGAAGGGTATCTTTTTGAAATGGTCTATTGTGATCTGTGTATCAAACAGAACAACATGTCGAAAACAATGCTCGATATGGATAGGATGCATATGTTTTTTAATAGTTTGCTTATGAGCGTCCTTATTTTACTGAAACTCTTCAAATATATTGATAGAATTCTTTTGGACTAGACCATAGTAAATAATATTTAGATAGACATGCTACAAGAAACCACATACTTATTCCTTATATAATATGTATGAGTAATAAGCACTAGGGGTGCTGGTTATTCTGTTATGAAACACATTTTCTAAAAATACTTGaatattattatgaatgaatgatGAAAGTTCTTTGGCAGATCTATCCTCAGATATAACTTTTGATTGCAACTCACCGTTTAGGTAATCTTCAAAAGAAGCATATTCCACAAATGTGCCAGGTAATTATCCAATCATCTCTTTGATCGTTCGAAAAAGGGGAGAGATCAATTCAAACTTCCACCCCTAATTTGAAACCCCTCTGAAAAGGACAGTGAGAAAGAAACTAATTTATTTTCCAATTAAACTTTCTTGCTGTCAATCTTACATTTCTTGTATTCCATGAATATGTTGTCATAATCACATTATCATCCGAAAAGGAAGTTATATTTGAAGTATCTTAATAGATCAGAAAATTCTAATATTCCAACCCTAATGGAGGCCATTTgcaaatcaatgaaaataaaaagtaaTCAATAAATATAAAGCATAATTTATCGTAATAAAATACATTTATGAAACACAACAAACAGAATATCTAATTCGGATAACAATCGtgcaaaaatattgaaaaatttaaataaaattaacaTTTACCTAATGTTGCTATGTTGTTGTATTGGTTGCTAAGGTAGTCACCAAGGATACGAGGTGAATTCCTACTTTTTGACAGCTACTAATAATGAGGAAATAATGGCTACGTAGAAGAAAATTCTATAATTCCAATGCCATTGTAGGGTATGTTCTTGAAAAGTATTGGCTTAATACAATTTCAAGAAATTGAGAAGGAACTgcaaattattgattattctcCGCGAATACGACAAGACACCTCAAATTCAGAACGAATGCCGATAATAATGAAAACTGTAACTTCTGTTCTCCTTGTGTTTGATATTGcgggaaaattcaaattttctctTATAAATGAGACAATCAAATGGGAATCATATCTTAATCAAATACTTACATTCATTGATATCAAATCTTGtaacaaaaatatttctaatttaATTTCACTAGTAAATAACTTGATACTTTTTCTTCGCCATCAACCCTTTTGACACGgagagaaatgaaattgaataaaattctacaTTTCTGTGAAATATTATGTTTCCGTTCAAAATCAACCAAACTATGATATCATGAAGCCCTCATATTTATAGGACGACAAAAAATACTAATGTTTTTCATGCTATTGAGCAAGACTTGAACTTTTTTTCCTAATccggaatttttcaatattagcGTTACAATAagtaattcattttcattttataagGATCAATTGCTGAAAAATTGATCAATAGAAATTATCTAGAGTATTGTAGTTCTAATGTTCCCCAAATAGGCATATTACAAATCAGATATTTAGTAATAACGTCGAATTATGCGTATATATATCTTCTATTCAAATTATACGGAGAGGAATTATATTTTAAATTTGCCGCCCCCTTGAGACACATGTCACAGTGCCATAGAAACTTGCAGTACCATAgaaattattgatgaaaatgaaaataatttgaaattcgaCCCAATTAACACTGCATTTTAAAAACTTGTCCTTCATATAAATTCAAATCGATAATCATTGTTCAATTTACACATTACCATATACAATCCTCATTCGGAAAAGGAATAATTTCGAGTAGTGCGTTATATCGAGTAAAATGGTTGATTGTGAAAGGGCTGAAGCTTTAAATTTGGTAAGTTTTGAATAATTGCTGTTTCTTGATAGATAATTATTGCCGATTATCATGAATTGTAGCAACACGAATTCGAGTGGGTTTTGAATCAAGAAATTCACAAAGGGTTGGACCAAGTACATCAAATATTAGTTGTAAGTTGAAAGATATGAGTTGGTAGTAAAAACTGATCTAAACGTAATGATCTTTTTAAGGAATGTGCTAGACGTTTTCCTGTACAGTTGTATGGACATGACAATTCAAGCAAACAGGAAAAATTTGTTCTTTCTGTTCCATCAGACCAATTGAAGTGTCTTGTAACACTCACCGGAGACAGTATTACACATGCTGTAAGTATAAATCGAAAAAACAGTGATCAGAAATCGATGAACAATTATTTCAGGATATTAACTTCAAAGTGACTAGACAAACTAATAATCCGGTGATGGTTCATACTGCTATACACAATGATCACCCATGGAAATTGCAACAAGTTCAAGATGCTGCCAATCATCTCCAGCAAGCTATATATCATATAGATGATgtgggaaaaaattataaattcaaGTTAGACACTACAAAGCAACAAGTTGCAATAACTAAAACATTTCAATTTCAGGTCATCTGATGAAGTTCTACATATTTTAGGGAATATTTTGGGAAGTCTACAGAGGGGGCGAACAAGTTTGATAGTTCCTAAGAAGAAAGCTATAGATGAGTTGATGAATAGCAGAAACATGGTAGGATTAAGATTTTTAGAGTTTCAAATtatacatttttatttttatagaaaGCTCTAAATCCAAATATTCCTGAGGATACAGCAATCTCATTTTACATACAAAGTCACAAATTAATATTCGCTACATATCAACTAACGAATATACATGGGAATATAAGCTATGATTCGAGTCATGCAGAGTACCCTGTACCTTGGTTGAATGAAGTTCTGGTATTGTTTACAGTTGGATTACAGCTCTGCCAACAATTGAAAGATAAGGTATTATTTCAGGTCATCTACTTTCTCTTCAAATAAATTCTTGCCCTCATTTCAGATATGTGTTTTTTCGCAATA
Above is a window of Coccinella septempunctata chromosome 5, icCocSept1.1, whole genome shotgun sequence DNA encoding:
- the LOC123313359 gene encoding protein rogdi → MVDCERAEALNLQHEFEWVLNQEIHKGLDQVHQILVECARRFPVQLYGHDNSSKQEKFVLSVPSDQLKCLVTLTGDSITHADINFKVTRQTNNPVMVHTAIHNDHPWKLQQVQDAANHLQQAIYHIDDVGKNYKFKSSDEVLHILGNILGSLQRGRTSLIVPKKKAIDELMNSRNMKALNPNIPEDTAISFYIQSHKLIFATYQLTNIHGNISYDSSHAEYPVPWLNEVLVLFTVGLQLCQQLKDKICVFSQYKDFTVGSRPSSPGPGI